In the Maribacter sp. MJ134 genome, one interval contains:
- the ykgO gene encoding type B 50S ribosomal protein L36: MKVRASVKKRSAECKIVRRKGRLYVINKKNPRFKQRQG; encoded by the coding sequence ATGAAAGTAAGAGCATCAGTTAAAAAGAGAAGTGCCGAATGCAAGATTGTACGCAGAAAGGGCAGGTTGTACGTAATCAACAAAAAGAATCCTAGATTTAAACAAAGACAAGGGTAA
- the infA gene encoding translation initiation factor IF-1 produces MAKQAAIEQDGSIIEALSNAMFRVELENGHVVTAHISGKMRMHYIKLLPGDKVKLEMSPYDLTKARITYRY; encoded by the coding sequence ATGGCTAAGCAAGCAGCAATAGAGCAAGATGGATCTATCATAGAAGCGTTGTCAAATGCAATGTTTCGTGTGGAGTTAGAAAATGGACATGTGGTAACTGCTCATATATCGGGCAAAATGCGCATGCATTATATTAAATTATTACCTGGAGACAAGGTGAAATTGGAAATGAGTCCATACGACCTTACGAAAGCAAGAATTACTTATAGATACTAA
- the rpsM gene encoding 30S ribosomal protein S13, whose protein sequence is MARIAGIDIPKQKRGVIALTYIFGIGRSRSKEILEKAQVSEDTKVSDWNDDEIGRIREAVSAFTIEGELRSETQLNIKRLMDIGCYRGIRHRSGLPLRGQRTKNNSRTRKGKRKTVANKKKATK, encoded by the coding sequence ATGGCAAGAATCGCGGGTATAGACATACCAAAACAGAAAAGAGGCGTAATTGCCTTGACCTATATTTTCGGAATTGGAAGAAGCAGGTCTAAAGAAATATTAGAGAAAGCCCAAGTTAGTGAAGATACTAAGGTCTCTGATTGGAACGATGATGAGATTGGTCGTATCAGGGAGGCTGTTTCTGCTTTTACCATCGAGGGAGAGCTTCGTTCTGAAACACAATTGAACATTAAGCGTTTAATGGACATTGGTTGTTATAGAGGTATTCGCCATAGATCAGGTTTACCCTTAAGAGGTCAACGTACCAAGAATAACTCTAGAACTAGAAAAGGAAAGCGTAAAACAGTTGCTAACAAGAAGAAGGCTACTAAATAA